One part of the Salmo salar chromosome ssa28, Ssal_v3.1, whole genome shotgun sequence genome encodes these proteins:
- the LOC106589601 gene encoding neuronal pentraxin-2, giving the protein MFFLLRLLCFYALGLGYGKLVRGQDDTPGTGTRLLCRVIPVGADTCLVPVRPETNAAAQEEELRNTVMQLRETILQQKETIVNQLGTINELTAKLSLCESASDGGKYDSAGSWSKSKDNQNTMGDLPRDPNDTIDNLGKTMQSLKDRLENLEQQQQRANTSGTSFPSELRDLLQSRLGDLEKQLLSKVNNLEEEKSLLYNETAAHRQKTESTLNSLLTRINELEKGGGGFKSPEQFKLVLPLRTNYLYGRMTKSLPEMYAFTLCMWLRSSAGPGIGTPFSYGVPGQANEIVLIEWGNNPIELLINDKVAQLPLSVRDGRWHHICITWTTRDGLWEAYQDGQRLGAGDNLAPWHPIKPGGAIILGQEQDIVGGRFDATQAFVGELSQVNIWDNVLKPSDILTMANCSSYTPGNVVSWLDSDVEVFGGGAAKLSLELCQDRLSETES; this is encoded by the exons ATGTTCTTTCTTTTGAGATTGTTGTGTTTTTACGCACTGGGACTGGGCTATGGGAAGCTTGTACGTGGACAGGATGACACCCCGGGCACGGGAACCCGGCTCCTATGCCGAGTCATCCCCGTCGGCGCCGACACATGTTTGGTCCCCGTACGTCCCGAAACTAACGCAGCGGCACAGGAGGAAGAGTTGAGGAACACAGTCATGCAGCTCCGGGAAACGATTCTCCAACAGAAAGAGACTATAGTCAACCAACTTGGGACCATAAACGAGCTGACTGCAAAGCTCTCCCTTTGTGAGTCAGCCTCCGATGGAGGGAAGTATGATAGTGCTGGATCTTGGAGTAAAAGCAAAGATAATCAGAATACAATGGGAGATTTACCCAGAGATCCCAATGATACAATCGACAACCTCGGGAAGACCATGCAGAGTTTGAAGGACCGACTAGAGAACCTAGAG caacagcagcagagaGCCAACACGTCGGGAACGTCATTCCCCAGCGAACTGAGAGACCTGCTGCAGAGCAGGCTGGGAGATCTGGAGAAACAGCTGCTCAGTAAGGTCAACAACCTGGAGGAAGAGAAGTCTCTGCTCTACAACGAGACCGCAGCCCACAGGCAGAAGACGGAGAGCACCCTCAACTCCCTGCTGACCAGGATTAACGAGCTGGAGAAAG GTGGCGGTGGTTTCAAGTCCCCTGAGCAGTTTAAGTTGGTCCTCCCCCTGCGTACTAACTACTTGTACGGCCGCATGACCAAGAGCCTTCCTGAGATGTACGCCTTCACGCTCTGCATGTGGCTCCGGTCCAGCGCCGGCCCTGGCATAGGCACCCCCTTCTCctatggggtgccaggacaggcCAATGAGATTGTGCTCATCGAGTGGGGCAACAACCCCATAGAACTGCTCATCAATGACAAG GTGGCTCAGCTGCCTCTGTCGGTGCGTGACGGTAGGTGGCACCACATCTGTATCACCTGGACCACCAGGGATGGTCTGTGGGAAGCCTACCAGGATGGTCAGAGGCTGGGGGCCGGGGACAACCTGGCCCCCTGGCACCCCATCAAGCCTGGAGGAGCCATCATACTGGGGCAGGAACAG GACATAGTGGGCGGGCGCTTTGACGCCACGCAGGCCTTTGTGGGTGAGCTGAGCCAGGTTAACATCTGGGACAATGTCCTGAAGCCATCCGACATCCTCACCATGGCCAACTGTTCCTCCTACACCCCCGGGAACGTGGTGTCCTGGCTGGACAGTGATGTGGAGGTGTTTGGCGGGGGAGCAGCCAAACTGTCTCTAGAGCTATGCCAGGACCGGCTGTCTGAGACTGAGTCTTAG